The following coding sequences are from one Microbacterium sp. SORGH_AS_0969 window:
- a CDS encoding metal-dependent transcriptional regulator — translation MESPVADDYLKAIYHHTEWQNDPITPSQLAAVLGLAPSSVTEMVKKLAAQGLVTHRPYGPVSLTPAGQRRAAGVIRRHRLIETWLVREFGYAWDEVHDEAEVLEHALSDRLLEGIDARLGRPRFDPHGDAIPDATGSVEREPFVLLSAAVPGHAGRVLRVSDRDPELLRALVERGIDVGHELEVVSESTVRADGVDVELPAGAAESVWLTR, via the coding sequence GTGGAATCGCCCGTAGCCGACGACTATCTCAAGGCGATCTACCACCACACCGAGTGGCAGAACGACCCGATCACCCCGTCGCAGCTCGCCGCCGTCCTCGGGCTCGCCCCCTCAAGCGTGACCGAGATGGTGAAGAAGCTCGCCGCGCAGGGACTCGTGACGCACCGCCCCTACGGCCCCGTGTCGCTCACCCCGGCCGGGCAACGCCGGGCTGCGGGTGTCATCCGTCGGCACCGCCTCATCGAGACGTGGCTCGTCCGCGAGTTCGGATACGCCTGGGACGAAGTGCACGACGAGGCCGAGGTGCTCGAGCACGCCCTGAGCGACCGCCTGCTCGAGGGCATCGACGCCCGCCTCGGTCGACCCCGCTTCGACCCGCACGGCGATGCGATCCCGGATGCCACCGGCTCGGTCGAGCGCGAACCTTTCGTGCTGCTGTCGGCCGCGGTGCCCGGTCACGCGGGGCGCGTGCTGAGGGTGAGCGACCGCGACCCCGAGCTGCTCCGGGCGCTCGTCGAGCGCGGCATCGACGTGGGGCACGAGCTCGAGGTGGTCTCGGAGTCGACGGTGCGCGCGGACGGCGTCGACGTCGAGCTGCCCGCCGGAGCGGCAGAGTCGGTCTGGCTGACGCGCTGA
- a CDS encoding TrmH family RNA methyltransferase — MTDADEPTPAPESAAETDPTDATRSAPESADAPTHGVGPWAGEWPDDPRYDPELLAEGDRRNVVDEYRYWSMEAIVADLDTKRHPFHVAIENWQHDLNIGSIVRSANAFLAAEVHIIGKRRWNRRGAMVTDRYQHVRHHEDVDAFTTWARDAGLPVIAIDNVDGSVPVDRADLPEACVLLFGQEGPGLSAEALAAASAVVEITQYGSTRSINAASAAAVVMYEWCRRWA, encoded by the coding sequence GTGACGGATGCCGACGAGCCCACGCCGGCGCCGGAGAGCGCGGCCGAGACCGACCCGACGGATGCCACGCGCTCCGCGCCCGAGTCGGCGGACGCTCCCACCCACGGAGTCGGTCCCTGGGCGGGGGAGTGGCCCGACGATCCGCGCTACGACCCGGAGCTCCTCGCCGAGGGCGACCGTCGCAACGTCGTCGACGAGTACCGCTACTGGTCGATGGAGGCGATCGTCGCGGACCTCGACACGAAGCGGCATCCGTTCCACGTCGCGATCGAGAACTGGCAGCACGACCTCAACATCGGCTCGATCGTCCGCAGCGCGAACGCCTTCCTCGCGGCCGAGGTCCACATCATCGGCAAGCGCCGCTGGAATCGACGCGGCGCGATGGTGACCGACCGCTACCAGCACGTGCGTCACCACGAGGACGTCGATGCGTTCACCACGTGGGCGCGGGATGCCGGACTCCCCGTGATCGCGATCGACAACGTCGACGGATCGGTTCCCGTCGACCGTGCCGACCTCCCGGAGGCCTGCGTGCTGCTCTTCGGGCAGGAGGGGCCGGGGCTTTCTGCCGAGGCGCTGGCCGCGGCATCCGCCGTCGTCGAGATCACCCAGTACGGGTCGACCCGCTCGATCAACGCGGCTTCGGCCGCCGCCGTCGTCATGTACGAGTGGTGTCGCCGCTGGGCGTGA
- a CDS encoding SDR family NAD(P)-dependent oxidoreductase yields MTRADWDPRNLPDLSGRTYLVTGATRGLGFFACEQIAAAGAHVLLTGRSPHKLQTAKEAVKRANPDASIETLLLDTSNLGSVRAAAATARARGRLDGLLLNAGIVHPPKTRETAGGHELVFATNVLGHFALAGEMLKPLAAARGRMVWVGSMSTSLWNHVPTDPELVEGYSPWRAYVQSKAATTALGLEADRRLRAHSVPVESLIAHPGYSTSGRTRGIRGVNEPSRLSRFVDNLQAPITQSKEQGAWSLVRALVDPAAEGGTMYGPTLVARGLPRPATPSRRSRRADLGADLWQHCETATHVRWPFDRARRAAS; encoded by the coding sequence GTGACGCGCGCGGACTGGGACCCCCGGAACCTGCCCGACCTCTCGGGCCGGACCTATCTCGTCACCGGCGCCACGCGCGGCCTCGGCTTCTTCGCGTGCGAGCAGATCGCCGCGGCCGGCGCGCACGTGCTACTCACCGGGCGCAGCCCGCACAAGCTCCAGACCGCGAAAGAGGCGGTGAAGAGGGCGAATCCGGATGCCTCGATCGAGACGCTCCTGCTCGACACGAGCAACCTCGGATCCGTGCGGGCAGCCGCCGCGACCGCTCGCGCGCGAGGGCGCCTCGACGGCCTGTTGCTGAACGCGGGCATCGTGCACCCGCCGAAGACGCGCGAGACCGCCGGCGGTCACGAACTGGTCTTCGCCACGAACGTGCTCGGACACTTCGCCCTCGCCGGCGAGATGCTCAAGCCGCTCGCCGCCGCGCGCGGCCGGATGGTCTGGGTGGGGAGCATGTCGACCTCGCTGTGGAACCACGTGCCCACCGATCCCGAACTCGTCGAGGGATACTCGCCGTGGCGCGCGTACGTGCAGTCCAAGGCGGCGACGACCGCGCTCGGGCTCGAAGCGGACCGTCGCCTGCGCGCGCACAGCGTGCCGGTGGAAAGCCTCATCGCCCACCCCGGATACTCCACGAGCGGCCGGACGCGTGGCATCCGGGGTGTCAACGAACCGAGCCGCCTGTCGCGTTTCGTCGACAATCTCCAGGCACCCATCACCCAGTCGAAAGAGCAGGGCGCGTGGTCGCTGGTGCGTGCGCTCGTCGATCCGGCGGCCGAGGGCGGCACCATGTACGGCCCCACGCTCGTCGCGCGCGGGTTGCCCCGTCCCGCGACGCCGTCGCGCCGATCGCGCCGGGCCGATCTGGGCGCAGACCTCTGGCAGCACTGCGAGACGGCGACCCACGTGCGGTGGCCCTTCGACCGGGCGCGGCGCGCGGCATCCTGA
- a CDS encoding M13 family metallopeptidase, translated as MTETPRSGLALDELSDEIRPQDDLFRHVNGRWLERTEIPEDKARWGAFHLIAEQAEKDVRAIVEESQQAEPGTEARKIGDLFASFMDTARIDELGRTPIEEQLRRVDEVHDVAGLLRLTGEFEREGMSGLIALFVEPDPGDPTRYVPVLYQGGLSMPDESYYRLDNFADTRDAYRAHIERILDLAGVADAADDAARVFALETEIATHHWSREDSRDAVKTYNLKSWDDTVALAGIDLAAWRAGVAPGREDALAEVVVYQPSFVESLGELLVAERLDDWKAWLRFKVVHSAAAFLPDAFVAENFSFYGTQLTGVPVNRERWKRGVSLAEAALGEAIGKVYVERHFPPAAKEAMDGLVAHLIEAYRRSIRSLEWMTAETRERALAKLDAFTPKIGYPVRWKDYGDLEISADDLIGNVRRANVWEHDRQLAKVGQPIDRDEWHMTPQTVNAYYNPLMNEIVFPAAILQYPFFDADRDSAANFGGIGAVIGHEIGHGFDDQGSRFDGDGSLRDWWTDADRAAFEERTKALIAQYDALVPEGLSEEHHVNGALTIGENIGDLGGLGIAISAYRLSLEAEGQHPEGPVVDGLSGIQRLLLSWAQVWQQKGRDAETIRLLTIDPHSPNEFRCNQIVRNIDAFYEAFEVTEGDALWLDADQRVTIW; from the coding sequence ATGACCGAGACCCCCCGTTCCGGCCTCGCGCTCGACGAACTGAGCGACGAGATCCGCCCGCAGGACGACCTGTTCCGCCACGTCAACGGCCGCTGGCTCGAGCGCACCGAGATCCCCGAAGACAAGGCGCGCTGGGGCGCCTTCCACCTGATCGCCGAGCAGGCCGAGAAGGATGTCCGCGCGATCGTCGAGGAGTCGCAGCAGGCCGAGCCGGGCACCGAGGCCCGCAAGATCGGCGATCTGTTCGCGAGCTTCATGGACACCGCCCGCATCGACGAGCTCGGCCGGACGCCGATCGAGGAGCAGCTGCGACGGGTCGACGAGGTGCACGACGTCGCCGGGCTCCTGCGGCTCACGGGCGAGTTCGAGCGCGAGGGCATGAGCGGTCTGATCGCCCTCTTCGTCGAGCCCGACCCGGGCGACCCGACGCGGTACGTCCCGGTCCTCTACCAGGGCGGCCTCTCGATGCCCGACGAGAGCTACTACCGTCTCGACAACTTCGCCGACACGCGCGACGCCTACCGCGCGCACATCGAGCGCATCCTCGACCTCGCGGGCGTCGCCGATGCTGCCGATGACGCCGCGCGGGTCTTCGCCCTCGAGACCGAGATCGCGACCCACCACTGGTCGCGCGAAGACAGCCGCGACGCGGTCAAGACCTACAACCTGAAGTCGTGGGACGACACCGTCGCGCTCGCCGGCATCGACCTTGCGGCGTGGCGGGCGGGCGTCGCCCCCGGCCGCGAGGACGCGCTCGCCGAGGTCGTCGTCTACCAGCCGAGCTTCGTCGAGTCCCTCGGCGAACTGCTCGTCGCGGAACGCCTCGACGACTGGAAGGCCTGGCTGCGCTTCAAGGTGGTGCACTCCGCGGCGGCGTTCCTGCCCGATGCCTTCGTCGCCGAGAACTTCTCGTTCTACGGCACCCAGCTCACGGGTGTTCCCGTGAACCGCGAGCGGTGGAAGCGCGGCGTGAGCCTCGCGGAGGCCGCTCTGGGCGAGGCGATCGGCAAGGTCTACGTCGAACGGCACTTCCCGCCGGCAGCGAAGGAGGCCATGGACGGTCTCGTCGCGCACCTCATCGAGGCCTACCGTCGCTCGATCCGCTCGCTCGAGTGGATGACCGCCGAAACGCGCGAGCGCGCGCTCGCGAAGCTCGACGCCTTCACGCCGAAGATCGGCTACCCCGTGCGCTGGAAGGACTACGGCGACCTCGAGATCTCCGCCGACGACCTCATCGGAAACGTCCGCCGGGCCAACGTCTGGGAGCACGACCGGCAGCTCGCGAAGGTCGGCCAGCCGATCGACCGTGACGAGTGGCACATGACGCCGCAGACGGTGAACGCCTACTACAACCCGTTGATGAACGAGATCGTCTTCCCCGCGGCGATCCTGCAGTACCCGTTCTTCGACGCCGACCGCGATTCGGCCGCCAACTTCGGCGGGATCGGTGCCGTGATCGGTCACGAGATCGGCCACGGCTTCGACGACCAGGGCAGCCGCTTCGACGGCGACGGATCGCTGCGCGACTGGTGGACGGATGCCGATCGCGCCGCGTTCGAGGAGCGAACCAAGGCCCTGATCGCCCAGTACGACGCGCTCGTGCCCGAGGGGCTGTCCGAGGAGCACCACGTCAACGGCGCCCTCACGATCGGTGAGAACATCGGCGACCTGGGCGGACTCGGCATCGCGATCTCGGCTTACCGGCTCTCGCTCGAAGCCGAGGGGCAGCACCCCGAAGGTCCGGTCGTGGACGGGCTCAGTGGCATCCAGCGTCTTCTTCTCAGCTGGGCGCAGGTGTGGCAGCAGAAGGGCCGGGATGCCGAGACCATCCGCCTCCTCACGATCGATCCGCACTCGCCCAACGAGTTCCGCTGCAATCAGATCGTGCGTAACATCGATGCTTTCTACGAGGCGTTCGAGGTGACCGAGGGCGACGCTCTCTGGCTCGACGCAGACCAGCGCGTCACCATTTGGTGA
- a CDS encoding acyl-CoA dehydrogenase family protein, whose amino-acid sequence MTITDSTTTGLADRWRDATTPDTSAGWIERAREVADILAVDAVERDRANATPRAEVDLLKASGLVTLLGPREHGGAGESWDTAYKVIRAVARGDGSIGQLLGYHYLWAWAARLVATDAQIAAVEELYTTNTYFFGGAVNPRDSDLTIREEGDELVFSGRKSFSTGGSVADLTVLEGVLEGTDTHVFAIVPTAQEGIVFAGDWDNLGQRLTESGSVEIRDVRVPWSDAAGFVDKQFQPLVYNTLNVPAIQLVFANFYLGIAQGALETASAYTRERTRPWPYGGDDKQRATEEWYLLEGYGTLQSKLWADEALLDAVGAEISAVLHAPREELTERHRGEIAVRIAAGKLRIVDDGLEVASKIFELTGARATANSVGLDIFWRNLRTHSLHDPIAYKKREVGEYVLLNQIPVPTWYT is encoded by the coding sequence ATGACGATCACGGATTCAACGACGACAGGCCTCGCGGACCGCTGGCGGGACGCAACCACTCCCGACACTAGCGCCGGGTGGATCGAGCGGGCTCGCGAGGTGGCCGACATCCTCGCGGTGGATGCCGTCGAGCGCGACCGCGCCAACGCCACCCCGCGCGCCGAGGTCGATCTGCTCAAGGCGTCCGGCCTGGTCACCCTGCTCGGACCCCGCGAGCACGGCGGTGCCGGCGAGAGCTGGGACACGGCCTACAAGGTCATCCGCGCGGTGGCCCGCGGCGACGGCTCGATCGGACAGCTCCTGGGCTACCACTACCTGTGGGCGTGGGCGGCCCGGCTGGTGGCGACCGACGCGCAGATCGCCGCGGTCGAGGAGCTGTACACCACGAACACGTACTTCTTCGGTGGTGCGGTGAACCCTCGCGACTCCGACCTCACGATCCGCGAAGAGGGCGACGAGCTCGTCTTCTCGGGGCGCAAGTCGTTCTCCACCGGCGGCAGCGTCGCCGACCTCACCGTGCTGGAGGGTGTGCTCGAGGGCACGGACACGCACGTCTTCGCGATCGTGCCGACCGCGCAAGAGGGCATCGTCTTCGCGGGCGACTGGGACAACCTGGGCCAGCGTCTGACCGAATCGGGCTCGGTTGAGATCCGCGACGTGCGCGTGCCCTGGTCGGATGCCGCCGGCTTCGTCGACAAGCAGTTCCAGCCGCTCGTCTACAACACCCTCAACGTGCCGGCGATCCAGCTCGTCTTCGCCAACTTCTACCTCGGCATCGCCCAGGGCGCCCTCGAGACCGCCTCGGCCTACACGCGCGAGCGCACCCGGCCGTGGCCCTACGGAGGCGACGACAAGCAGCGCGCGACGGAGGAGTGGTACCTGCTCGAGGGCTACGGGACGCTGCAGTCGAAACTCTGGGCCGACGAAGCGCTGCTCGACGCGGTGGGTGCCGAGATCAGCGCCGTGCTGCACGCCCCGCGCGAAGAGCTGACCGAGCGGCACCGTGGCGAGATCGCGGTGCGCATCGCCGCGGGCAAGCTCCGCATCGTCGACGATGGCCTCGAAGTGGCATCCAAGATCTTCGAGCTGACCGGTGCGCGCGCCACGGCCAACTCCGTGGGCCTCGACATCTTCTGGCGGAACCTCCGCACGCACAGCCTGCACGACCCGATCGCCTACAAGAAGCGAGAGGTCGGCGAGTACGTGCTGCTGAACCAGATTCCGGTTCCCACCTGGTACACGTGA
- a CDS encoding Nramp family divalent metal transporter codes for MPKNAEVIDRRRAPGRAAWLLGPAMVAGVAYLDPGNVASNMTAGASFGYLLVWVVVLGNVMAWLIQYLSAKLGIVTGESLPQILGRRLDRRWARRAYWLQAELVAMATDVAEVIGGAVALHLLFGIPLVWGGAITGVVSMLLLVVQSRRGARAFETVLIGLLVMIAIGFTFGLFFAPPDASGVVAGLMPRFEGTNSVLLAASILGATIMPHAIYAHSALSRDRFAPDAPTEAAGLEDARGISTRRLLRATRWDVTIALAVAGTVNLAILLLAAANLAGVEGTDSLEGAYAALRDGLGPLVATMFAVGLLASGLASTSVGAYAGAEIMHGLLRVRVSLLARRLVTLVPALAILAVGVDPTLALVLSQVVLSFGIPFALVPLVALTARRDLLGDYRNRAITTAAGIAAAVFLIALNAVLLWLVFTGG; via the coding sequence ATGCCGAAAAATGCCGAGGTGATCGACCGCCGACGCGCGCCGGGCCGGGCCGCATGGCTCCTCGGACCCGCCATGGTGGCCGGCGTCGCCTACCTCGACCCCGGCAACGTCGCCAGCAACATGACCGCGGGGGCGAGCTTCGGCTACCTGCTCGTGTGGGTCGTCGTGCTCGGCAACGTGATGGCCTGGCTCATCCAGTACCTGTCGGCCAAGCTCGGCATCGTCACGGGCGAGAGCCTCCCGCAGATCCTGGGGCGCCGACTCGACCGCCGCTGGGCGCGGCGCGCGTACTGGCTCCAAGCCGAACTCGTGGCGATGGCCACGGATGTCGCCGAGGTGATCGGCGGTGCCGTGGCTCTGCACCTGCTGTTCGGCATCCCCCTCGTCTGGGGAGGGGCGATCACGGGCGTCGTCTCGATGCTCCTGCTCGTCGTGCAATCGCGCCGCGGCGCCCGCGCGTTCGAGACCGTGCTGATCGGCCTGCTGGTGATGATCGCGATCGGCTTCACCTTCGGCCTCTTCTTCGCTCCTCCCGACGCGAGCGGCGTCGTCGCCGGTCTGATGCCGCGATTCGAGGGGACGAACTCGGTGCTGCTGGCCGCGTCGATCCTCGGCGCGACGATCATGCCGCATGCGATCTACGCGCACTCGGCGCTCAGCCGGGACCGCTTCGCACCGGACGCACCGACCGAGGCTGCGGGCCTCGAGGATGCCCGAGGGATCTCGACCCGGCGCCTGCTGCGTGCCACGCGATGGGACGTCACGATCGCCCTGGCCGTCGCGGGGACCGTGAACCTCGCGATCCTGCTGCTGGCCGCGGCGAACCTCGCCGGGGTGGAGGGCACCGATAGTCTCGAGGGCGCGTACGCGGCGCTCCGCGACGGGCTCGGTCCGCTGGTGGCGACGATGTTCGCGGTCGGGCTCCTCGCCAGCGGGCTGGCGTCGACCTCGGTCGGCGCCTACGCGGGAGCGGAGATCATGCACGGCCTCCTGCGCGTCCGTGTCTCGCTGCTCGCGCGCCGTCTCGTGACGCTCGTCCCGGCCCTGGCGATCCTCGCGGTCGGCGTCGACCCGACGCTCGCGCTGGTGCTGAGCCAGGTGGTGTTGTCGTTCGGCATCCCGTTCGCCCTCGTTCCGCTCGTCGCCCTGACGGCCCGACGCGACCTCCTCGGCGACTATCGCAACCGCGCGATCACGACCGCGGCCGGCATCGCCGCGGCGGTCTTCCTCATCGCGCTGAACGCCGTGCTCCTGTGGCTCGTCTTCACCGGCGGATAG
- a CDS encoding MATE family efflux transporter translates to MTTRPPETLNRSILRLAIPALGALIAEPLFLIVDAAMVGHLGVAPLAGLGIAGAVLHTIVGLMVFLAYSTTPAVARRFGAGEVGRAVSVGIDGMWIALTLGAVLALAGVWSTPAVVDAFGAAPDVAENARVYLSISMWGLPAMLIVFAATGLLRGLQNTVTPLWIAGVGFAANAALNAVFIYGFGWGIAGSAVGTVIAQWAMVGAYVVVVGRLARRHTASLRPERSGLGGTARSGGWLFLRTLSLRAAFLATVAVATQLGSAELAGWQIAFTIFSTAAFALDALAIAAQALIGAGLGAGHLATVRRVLQRTVAWGVWFGVAVGILIAAASGVVGIVFTGDPAVGALIQPALLVLAAAQPLAAVVFVLDGVLIGAGDARYLALAGVLNLVPYTPALAAVALWAGGGAAGLAWLSAAFFGVYLLARVVTLGLRVRGHAWTTAGD, encoded by the coding sequence GTGACCACGCGACCGCCCGAGACGCTCAACCGGTCGATCCTCCGGCTGGCCATCCCGGCGCTCGGCGCGCTCATCGCCGAGCCGCTCTTCCTCATCGTCGACGCAGCCATGGTCGGGCACCTCGGCGTCGCCCCGCTCGCGGGGCTCGGGATCGCCGGGGCGGTTCTGCACACCATCGTCGGCCTGATGGTGTTCCTCGCGTACTCCACCACACCCGCGGTGGCGCGACGCTTCGGGGCCGGCGAGGTCGGGCGCGCGGTCTCGGTCGGGATCGACGGCATGTGGATCGCGCTCACTCTGGGTGCCGTCCTGGCCCTCGCCGGCGTGTGGTCCACCCCGGCGGTCGTCGATGCCTTCGGCGCCGCTCCCGACGTCGCCGAGAACGCCCGCGTCTACCTGTCGATCTCGATGTGGGGCCTCCCCGCGATGCTCATCGTCTTCGCGGCGACGGGCCTGTTGCGGGGGCTGCAGAACACCGTGACCCCGCTGTGGATCGCGGGCGTCGGGTTCGCGGCCAACGCGGCTCTCAACGCCGTCTTCATCTATGGATTCGGCTGGGGGATCGCGGGTTCGGCGGTGGGTACCGTGATCGCGCAATGGGCGATGGTCGGTGCGTACGTGGTCGTGGTGGGCCGGCTCGCGCGCCGGCACACGGCATCCCTCCGTCCGGAGCGCTCCGGCCTCGGTGGCACCGCACGCTCGGGCGGGTGGCTGTTCCTGCGCACGCTGAGCCTGCGCGCGGCCTTCCTCGCGACGGTCGCCGTCGCCACGCAGCTGGGATCGGCCGAGCTCGCGGGGTGGCAGATCGCGTTCACGATCTTCTCCACGGCGGCCTTCGCTCTCGACGCCCTGGCCATCGCCGCTCAAGCCCTGATCGGTGCGGGTCTCGGGGCCGGTCACCTCGCGACCGTGCGCCGCGTGCTGCAGCGCACGGTCGCGTGGGGAGTGTGGTTCGGCGTCGCGGTCGGCATCCTGATCGCCGCCGCGTCCGGCGTGGTCGGGATCGTGTTCACCGGCGACCCCGCGGTCGGCGCGCTGATTCAGCCGGCGCTGCTCGTGCTCGCCGCCGCGCAACCGCTCGCGGCGGTCGTGTTCGTGCTCGACGGCGTGCTCATCGGCGCCGGAGACGCGCGGTACCTCGCACTCGCGGGCGTGCTCAACCTCGTCCCGTACACGCCGGCCCTCGCGGCGGTCGCCCTGTGGGCAGGCGGAGGCGCGGCGGGTCTCGCGTGGCTGTCGGCCGCGTTCTTCGGTGTCTACCTGCTCGCCCGGGTCGTCACGCTCGGTCTCCGCGTGCGCGGACACGCATGGACGACGGCGGGCGACTGA
- a CDS encoding HAD-IC family P-type ATPase — MDQATADSIDADDVRGLTAAAVAERVASGQTNAYAADTSRSAWNIVRANVFTLFNGIVAACFLVLLLLGRWQDALFGVAALSNAVIGCVQEFRAKAALDRLALLNAPRARVRRDGVDAEIAPGDVVRDDLLVLRAGDQVPADATVVASQGLQIDESMLTGESDAVDKRPGDEALSGSIVVGGDGTARATRVGAASYANTFASEAKKFQLVSSELRTSIDRVLKWVGWGIGPVGLLVLNAQMMVAGGWAEAFQQGTWSQAVVNTIAALTAMIPLGLVLMTSIAFAVGAARLAGKKVLVNELPAVEGLARVDVICLDKTGTLTAGEIRFDDALTLTERDGWRETLGWYGAADDANATARCLREPFPVDAPLEPVRRIPFSSARKWSAVSFADRAEGTWILGAPEMVFGDRAADADTELGAAVTRLASSGRRTLVLAHTATPLDDDDVAAERFRGEPVPVAVLTFIEAVRPDAAGALAFFREQGVGVRVISGDNPRTVAAIAREVGLEVAEGYDARRLPEDDVELGRVLEEHTVFGRVTPDQKKRIVTALQARGHVVAMTGDGVNDALAIKTADIGIAMNSGAAATKAVARLVLLDGRFSHLPSVVAEGRQVIANIERVSMLFLTKTVYATGLAVLFGVLVMEFPFLPRQLSITDGLTIGIPAFFLALLPNTQRYVPGFLKRSLSFAIPAGIVIAVSLTVYTRLAMDLGLSVAQLRTGATIILAIVAIWVLTVLSRPITRVKVLVVGAMFIALTAIFTVPALGEFFQLQDPGEDGAWLVTAVVVTALAAIEAVRFAHRRFVRRLLARRVPADALAA, encoded by the coding sequence ATGGACCAGGCGACCGCCGACAGTATCGATGCCGACGACGTCCGCGGTCTGACGGCTGCCGCCGTCGCCGAACGGGTCGCCTCCGGGCAGACCAACGCGTACGCCGCCGACACGAGTCGCAGCGCGTGGAACATCGTCCGCGCGAACGTCTTCACGCTGTTCAACGGGATCGTGGCCGCGTGCTTCCTGGTGCTGCTCCTGCTCGGGCGGTGGCAGGACGCCCTGTTCGGCGTCGCGGCGCTCTCGAACGCGGTGATCGGATGCGTGCAGGAGTTCCGCGCGAAGGCGGCCCTGGACCGTCTGGCCCTGCTCAACGCGCCCCGCGCCCGCGTGCGGCGAGACGGCGTCGACGCCGAGATCGCGCCCGGCGACGTCGTCCGCGACGACCTGCTGGTGCTGCGCGCGGGCGATCAGGTCCCCGCCGACGCGACCGTCGTCGCCTCGCAGGGACTGCAGATCGACGAATCGATGCTGACCGGCGAGTCGGATGCCGTCGACAAGCGCCCCGGTGACGAGGCGCTCTCGGGCTCCATCGTCGTCGGCGGAGACGGCACCGCGCGCGCGACCCGCGTGGGCGCGGCGTCGTACGCCAACACCTTCGCGAGCGAGGCGAAGAAGTTCCAGCTCGTGTCGAGCGAGCTGCGCACCTCGATCGATCGCGTCCTGAAGTGGGTCGGGTGGGGGATCGGTCCGGTGGGGCTGCTCGTGTTGAACGCGCAGATGATGGTCGCCGGCGGGTGGGCGGAGGCGTTCCAGCAGGGCACCTGGTCGCAGGCGGTGGTCAACACGATCGCCGCGCTCACGGCGATGATCCCGCTCGGTCTCGTGCTGATGACCTCGATCGCTTTCGCGGTCGGCGCGGCGCGGCTCGCCGGCAAGAAGGTGCTCGTGAACGAGTTGCCCGCGGTCGAGGGCCTCGCGCGCGTCGACGTGATCTGCCTCGACAAGACCGGAACGCTGACCGCGGGCGAGATCCGTTTCGACGATGCGCTCACCCTTACGGAGCGCGACGGCTGGCGAGAGACCCTCGGGTGGTACGGTGCGGCCGACGACGCCAACGCGACCGCGCGGTGCCTGCGCGAGCCCTTCCCGGTCGATGCCCCGCTCGAACCGGTGCGCCGTATCCCCTTCTCGTCGGCGCGCAAGTGGAGCGCGGTGTCGTTCGCCGACCGCGCGGAGGGCACGTGGATCCTCGGCGCCCCCGAGATGGTCTTCGGCGACCGGGCGGCGGACGCCGACACCGAGCTCGGCGCCGCCGTGACCCGGCTCGCGTCGTCGGGTCGACGCACCCTCGTGCTCGCCCACACCGCGACGCCCCTCGATGACGACGACGTCGCGGCGGAGCGGTTCCGCGGCGAGCCCGTCCCGGTGGCGGTTCTGACCTTCATCGAGGCCGTCCGTCCGGATGCCGCCGGGGCGTTGGCGTTCTTCCGCGAACAGGGCGTGGGCGTCCGGGTGATCTCGGGCGACAACCCCCGCACGGTCGCCGCGATCGCGCGCGAGGTCGGCCTCGAGGTCGCAGAGGGCTACGACGCGCGCCGACTACCCGAGGACGACGTCGAACTCGGACGCGTCCTCGAGGAGCACACGGTGTTCGGTCGGGTGACTCCCGACCAGAAGAAGCGGATCGTCACGGCGCTGCAGGCGCGGGGGCACGTCGTGGCGATGACCGGTGACGGTGTCAACGACGCGCTGGCGATCAAGACCGCCGACATCGGCATCGCGATGAACTCGGGCGCGGCGGCGACGAAGGCCGTCGCGCGTCTCGTCCTCCTCGATGGGCGCTTCTCGCACCTCCCGTCGGTCGTCGCCGAGGGGCGTCAGGTGATCGCCAACATCGAGCGCGTCTCGATGCTCTTCCTCACCAAGACCGTGTACGCGACGGGCCTCGCGGTGCTCTTCGGCGTGCTGGTCATGGAGTTCCCGTTCCTGCCGCGGCAGCTGTCGATCACCGACGGCCTCACCATCGGCATCCCGGCGTTCTTCCTGGCGCTCCTCCCCAACACGCAGCGTTACGTGCCGGGGTTCCTGAAACGCTCGCTGAGCTTCGCCATCCCGGCCGGCATCGTGATCGCGGTGTCGCTGACCGTGTACACGCGGCTCGCGATGGATCTCGGTCTGTCGGTCGCGCAGCTGCGCACCGGGGCGACGATCATCCTCGCGATCGTCGCGATCTGGGTGCTCACGGTGCTGTCGCGCCCCATCACGCGTGTGAAGGTGCTCGTGGTCGGTGCGATGTTCATCGCGCTCACCGCGATCTTCACGGTCCCGGCGCTGGGTGAGTTCTTCCAGCTGCAAGACCCGGGTGAGGACGGCGCGTGGTTGGTCACGGCGGTCGTCGTCACCGCCCTTGCGGCGATCGAGGCCGTGCGCTTCGCGCACCGCCGCTTCGTGCGCCGTCTCCTGGCTCGACGAGTGCCCGCCGACGCGCTCGCGGCGTAG